The genomic region GTTTATCATCTTTTTAGTCCCAAAATTCtcatgaatttttgtttttagctCATAATCTAAATTTTAACCGGTCAAAGTCTATGAACTTTTATTCGTTACCACTCTTAGTCCATGTTGTCTAGTAAAATCGATAATTGATGAGTCTGAGAAAGCAAtcataagtaaattttttttgtaaattgtgtttataattctttatttgttCATAATAGTTGATGATACTAGTTGACAAAgaatcaaaaatataaaaaatataatttatataaaaactacACGTTATTTTTTCATCAGAAGTTTTTATGCCGTGATTAATCATTAGACTATCAATGACAATGTCATATCATTTAATGGTTACTTGACGGTTAAAAAATCAAGAactttaactaattaaaatttagataataggaaaaaaagaaaaaaattgaaaaagttaaggaataaaaacataataaatctttataataaaaattcaaaataaatacttGGATAAATGAAGACTGAATTTTGACTCAACAAATTGCACATGATCAACGCAAGAGCCAAGTGGGGTGCCACATAATTGAGTGTGAAGTCAGTTTCACCTCATCCAAGCACGTCAAATTATGCATAAACCAAGTTACCAAGTAATGACAAACGCGTCATTATGGTTCTAATTAAGGCAATTAGAAGTGTGGGGATCCAATTCGTACAGAGGCCAAACTTGGTAGACAAACTCACAAAAGTACAAAGTAGCCATTTTTCTAAGTGACCAGATAGATAAGCCAGGAAAAGGGTATTTGAGTTGGCAAGAGTAGtgcctaaaattaaaaatctagaagtaatattttcatttaaaacacTGTTATTAAACTCACAAGATAGTACAGTACAACCATACAAGTTTCAAGCAAATTCCATATCTATTTGACTAACACTcagtattaaatattaattggaTTCAATTAATGgttcaaaactaattttatcaaaatcattTATATTCAACTTTAACACAAATATACCCTTGATCCTTAATTACACTCAGGCTCATTTGACTGTCCAGTCAAAATAGAAAATACAGAGTTTCAAGTCAAAAAGATAAGGTAAATTTAATGTATAGTGTTCATCAATTGATAAGTGTACAAATTTGTtcaaatagtaaattaaaatgataagatTGAGTATCGTGTCCGCAAGAAAATTTCTTGTACTCAAATGACACATATTTAGTTTGTAAACAATTTATAGTTGGATATAAATGAAAGTCAGCAATTAATTCATGTCGCACAATAAACTATAACATTTTTTCGAGTTAAAACTGAATAATAGAATTAAACACCAAGTTTAACAAACGAAGGCAAATACCAAGTTGATTATGTGAGAGAGCATCCTACTAAAACCTCTCTTGACATAATAGTGAAAGTTTTTCTCTATTCAATATTATCCTAATATTAATTGCACCCATGAATTTATTCCAaccatgattcctcacatgaaAGAGTCTAACCCTTCTAGTCTCATTCTTGATTCCTCAAAGAAATCAACTAAGCTAGCAACATGACGAATGGGATGCAAACCATACTAAATTACTTCACACTATTCCTAGAAATGAAGAATTTTACCTGCTCTACCATGTTCTAAGGATTAACCGCATTTTCCAACACTtaaatcctaacaaagcatataAATGGATGGTCAAACCACATACATGAAAATAACCACATATAAAAGCAAAGACACtagcaataatattaaatagatagttagagtTTTTACATCAAGAATACTCAGTGAAAAACTCTCCAACAATGAAATGTTTAGCCCTCCATTAACATGGAGATCGAATTTACTACAAGTGGAAAAAGCAAGGAAAATGGATGGTGTGATGTGTAAAAATGAGGAAATGGGGGGCTAGTGAATGCCTTCTTCAGCCTAGGTTCTAGGGTTACTGTTTCATTCTCTGCAAAAATGTCCCCTCTTCCCTCCTTTCTATTTGCTTTAAAGCCTCTTGGGTTTCACAATCCACGAATACGCGCTAAATGTGCTGGTTGCGCTAAGCTTGAGTAAGTGGTTGGGCGCTAATCGAGCTGGCTACGCACTGGGTGCGAGAACTTGATGGCTGCAGATTCTAGGGTTTCTTTTTCGCACTGGACGGATGCAATCCGTTAAGCGGCtacactcgctaagcgagatatgcgcgctaagcgcgagccTTCAGGCTTCACCTCCTAACTTTCCTTGCTTGATATctgcaaaaattcaaattaaaacaatataaactATCATATCAAAACCTCCACTGTGTAAAACTCATAGGAAGTCAACTTTTTAATCATTTACACAAAAAGAAGTAGTAAAAATGGAGACACATTGCTAATTTTCATCTACTCTTTAATGCATTTTGTACTCCTAAATATCAATTATCATATAGTAAGCCTATTAGTGAGCTAAATCATCAAAGTGAGTTAGTTGGGTTGAATTTGTGGTTCAAGGTTTAGGTTCGACTTCCATAAAGAATATAGATGATATTGTCTATaatgatagaaaaaataaaaaacttttgaaagattttatccaattgaaatttaaaaaatgaatggaATAAACTTAAGAATTCAAGTAATACCCCTTACAAGTTAGAGCCTGGTATATGTCTAACATAACCAATTTGGTGAATGGTGATGAACACTAGTCATGACATCTAATGGATCAGGTGATAATCTATTTCAAGGTGTTTAGTTTGTTTGTGAAAATTTGGATTTGTATTAGGCATGGCAAGTAAATATGAACGTGTGGGTACTTATCCAACCATGACCCAATCTTTACAAGGAACACTCATTTTGACTTGGTTCAGTTTTACCCAACTTGTAAAATTCGATTCAGGTTTGAGTATGTAACCCCTCCTTTAGCTTCGAACCTACTTGCTGCATAAAcacaaacattaaaattaagattttatttttatactctcatttttacaattattaaaaatatgaattaattattttaatagttaaaataatttaaattataataattattaaataaaagattaaattatacatttaactaaaaatataattattaattttttatttttaagttatttattatttattaatttatatatattatttgaattaaaatataattaataacatgatataagatttattaaaaaatgtataagtaaattaaaattttaaaaatagatgttaAAGTTTTTCATGGATTTTCTTGAATCTGATAAAACACGATATGGATAGGGTTGggtcttaaaaatttaaacaactcTTTCGCACTCCCTCTCCAGCTCTATCAGTGTATTACATCATTGACAGTAGACATAACAATGGGGCATGGTGGAACAGGGGTGTATATTGTCTCCCAAATTCCCAACCTGGACTCCCCAACATGTTCTCATACCCATACCCGATACTCGacgggttaaaatttattatcttatcCTCTTACCCATTGGGTATTGGGTATTCCCGACCCCCCGTACccgattcaaattaaaaaaataattttttttgtaaagaaaatattaaaaatttgattttagaaaaaataaattaattgttaaacatttatttttaactacttatatatcaataaatttattatagtgcATGTATCTACAAAAAtcgttaagaaaataatattaaatcatattaaaaattttaaaataaaattaactagtaataaaaattataggcCTTTTGATTAGATTATGCAAAAATTCTACAAATTTTAAGTGGCAGGTGGCTCTAGGGTTGAGATCGGGACGGATGTAGTAATCTCATACCTGTACCCGACTTTTGGTTATTGGGGAAAATCCGAATCTCAGTTAACTCGGGTATTATTCGTCAAAGCTGAGACGGATTCGGACGGATACAAATTTTCTTGTCATGTCTAATTGACAAACCATGCTTCTAGCGGACATTGCATATTTCATTCCAAATATTTGCAAGCCGACCCATCCAACAGCAGATTTCCCTCCATATAGAGGTTTAACAGAAAAATGTTAATTCACGTTACCCGGATTCAAATAACCattatgaaaaattttaaatacaaaagtTGTTTAGATAGCAATGGCATTACTATTATACTCTTATATACTGCAgtgtccaaaacaaaaaatacacaaaaaggGCATCAAAATGACCCTTGCCTCCATGGTGTTTTATGTAATCATATTATCCAGCTAACCTAATCGACAATCGCGGACACCCTTTTAAGACCTGGTATGGGGTACAGGTATAAGTTAAAGTTCAAGCAAAGAAGTCTGAGTCATCAGTCCCAGGATCAAATAGTCTCCAGAATCTCGATGCTACCAGAATTATGGTTCATGCAAAACAGCATATTAGCAGGGACTCTAACAACCCAAAGACCAAACGGGCTAACTAAGAAAAACCAGATGTCATACTAGATCTTAAGTCCCAGGaccaaatgaaaataaaagatgctCCATTATGCATTGCAGCATAAAAAAACTTATGGATGCCCAACTCAAGGTGAATAGTTAGAATTTCATGCAGTTTCATAGATAAGGTAATTAATTTCTTCCGTCAATGTATGTTACCTTCATAtgtgttttaattttacttCTAGAGTAGATTCTATAATAATAACACTGCAAGCAACTATCAATTCACATTTTTCTCTGCAATCAAAGTGATAACAGCAGTGGTTTGAATTTCTAGATCCACTTGTCAAGATACATATACAAGCACCTGCCCGAGTTCAGCTCCAGTATTACAACATTCACCAAGGTGAACCGGTAGTAAAGGAGCAATGACATTTAGATCaccataaattttaactcaaaaGTCTCCAATCCTAACAGTTAACAAACTAAGGTTGTTTACTAATTGCACTAACCTTGCAGCTCTTGCTTACGATAAAGGAAGTTGAAGTCTGGCTATAAACCAAGAAAAGAGTATGCCATCCACCTGTTTGGGGTAtacacaattaaatttgaaaatatgcTGACCAACAAGCGTCATTTTCTtcataaataaagtattaaagTGTCATTAGACATTTAGACCTCTTATCAAATAAGGATTTACTGCTCCCAGAAAGAAAAACCCCGTTCTCTTGTTACTCTTCTGGTCTCAGGTTCACGAAGAAAGGCTTTTTTCCTGTCAAATTTACTCGGTATGCCCTTTACTTTCTTTTTAAGAGTATCATTTTCCAGTTGACTTGGTTCTAAATCTTTCTCCTGACCCTCTGTAGCCTGTTTCCCGGAAACCCATGCTTGAAGCATTTCTTCTGTCTTCGGTTCAGGTAGGAAGcctttctcttgcatctctgcaTAATATCTTTGTGCTTCCTCTAGCTTTCCGTTTAGAAACAGCCCATGAATCAGCACTATATATGAACTACGATCATGGCTTATTTCATCTTCCCTCATTGCATCCCATATCttaaatacatcatcaagctgGCACCAGCGGCAAAACTTTCTTATCAACATTATATAAGTCTCAATGGTTGGGTAGCACCGCAGCTCTTTCATTTTGTCCAAGAGCTCAAATACTTCTTCCTTGGTCCGCAATATacggaagaaagcatgaaaAGTTTGAATTGTTGGGGAGAGGTGCCGTTTCAACATCTCATCAAAAAGTTGTTTAGCTTCATCAACTTTGTGGGCTTTGCAAAGAGGCTTGATCAGGGAGTTGTAAGTCACAACATCTGGAGTAACATCATTGCCTTCCATTGTTCCAATGAGATTGACAGCTTCTTTCACAAGCCTGCCCTTTGCTAGGGCATAAATGACAGCATTATAAACCTTCCTATCTGGAGTAATCTTCCTTTTCTTCATCTCATCAAACATCCTGAGCACCTTGTAAAGTTTAGAAGATTTTGAATAGCAAGATATGATACTTCCATAGGAGACAACATCGTGTTGGATTCTTCTCTTTATCATCTCATGCCATATTCTTTCTGCATGACTAGTGCTAACAATCAAATTACACCATCCATTCAGAATGATGTTAAAGCTTTTGGTGTCTAACGGGAATACATCTTTGTTGCAGAACAGTAAGTACTCAGCATCTTGCACATTCTTATACCGACAAAGGGCAGAAAGAAGGCTATGAAATTCCTCTAGCCCAACTCGAAAGTTAAACCGTTTATAAGCATAGAAGGTATTGATAGCCCTTGCAACATCATGTACAGCACAGTATTTCCTTATCATAATCAACAGTGTTTGCGGAGTGACAAGAGATAGACCATTTCTACCTCCTCTCATTTCCTCAATCAAGTTCCAAGCAGTATCAAACTTCCTCATTTTGCCAAGGATGGAGATCATAGAATGGTACTCGCGAACCGAATGAGCATACCCCGGTTGCTTGCCAGCCCACAAGAAAAAAGTGAAAGCTGCTTCCCAATCATTACGAGTTCTCGAAAGGACCTCCACAACCAGCTCGGGTGATAGAACAATACTGCAATGCTCAAGCTTCTGCTTAATTTGAGATGGTCCAGAACCCACTTCATGCATTATAGCCAAAATGGTTTTAACATCTTTGGCAAGACCATCATCCCTTAAATGTAACTGACTACAATGGGTATCATTCTTATCTTTATTGTTGTCGTGATCATCATCATCCTCATCCCCATCCCCAtccccatcatcatcatcgtcacCCAAGGCCCCATGTGCAGGGGCATCAGTTGAAGCCCCAAGGCTTCTGGTTGAAGATGAAGTAGAAAAAGGCTTGACTGAGAAACCAAACTTTTGTGGTGCTAAAAAAGTTTCAGACTTAAAAGGGTCAAAGAAATTGAAAGTAGCACCCATAAGGGGCTTCTTTACTATATGACAATGATTAACAGCGATTGAGTTATGGCTGATGCGAGATAGCACAACAGAGAAAAGAGGTAAGTTAGATCTGATTCTGATCATGATTGGCAAATAAGCAATTCACACTTCAGTCTCTCGAAATTGGAAAGGGCgccaaaataagaaaacaaaaatttatgagGTTCTTAAACGTTGAGCGAAAGGTGTTTGTGAAAATGGCTAAAAGAAACTCAAAGCGAAGGTGACTTGTAAATCAAAAGCAGTATACCGTACCGAATGTTTGAGAGAAAGGAACTTCCCACCTACAGAGAGGGAACTGGGGAGAAAGACTACCGTACCGAATCTCCGTTAGACGCTCTAAATGATCACTGTTGGGTCATACCGTTGAGAAGTTCTTCGTGTTAACGTCTACGGAAATGTTATTTACATCATTTTTTTACTCTTCACACCCCCTATTTATTTTGGACTTTTTAAATGTCAAAGATTAAAAAGTGAATTGAGatgaaagttttaaattaaaattgtggatttcatctcattttattgctattttctttttctttttcatcctcGTTCCACTCAAATGAACGGATCTATGGTCCTCTACCCTTCTTTCCTCCCTACAACCCCCCGATATCTCGAACCatctcatatttatttttcacttttctcagatatttcaaaaactagtttcaACAATGAAATGTAAGATTTACTTTATGGAAAATTAAACCTTATCTAAACTAATCTTCAGGAAAATTAAGTTTTGCTAAGTTGAGAATAAAAATTTTacgttaagaaataaaataactatttttttttcttttaaaattgtattttcatcttgCTTAAAGTAGAAGTTAATTCATCAATTTCCTGTCTCACAAAGACCACTGCCTCGCCAACCAAGACTGGCAGTAGCATACCATTCAAGGATTTCGCTAAACCTTTTAAAGTGAACCAATTGGAGTCCATTGCCACCAAAATGAACTCACCCAAGTTGAATCATGGTATAGAGTCATATATCGCAATTGTATATGTCACGGTGTAGACACGAGAAGTTGAAGATATCGAATTCAGAATGATTTGTAAGAGTCGTTGTAATCTGAGAGAGTGATTTTGTATGGAATGAATGTGTTAGTTGCATTCAGTTAGGATCCCCTTATTTATAGTAGTAGAGTCAAGGTCCTAAATGCCACATGTGAGGGTCTTATTGGTTATGGCTTTCGTTGGGAATCCTATTATTCAAGTCGGGTTCTACATCGGTTTAAACTGCCTTTAGGGTCTTTATCTATTAAGTCAGGCCTTCCTGAGACTTCTGACTTGAGATTCCCTCTTTAGGTGTAAAGTCGATATTTACCCCCCCGAAAAGTATCTAAACCATTTACACAACATTGCTTACTCGGATTCATTTTAGGTTGTTTTGTATCAACTCAGCTGGAGTTATTGTTGAGCAGTACTGACACaagaaataaataaggagaaaaagTGTAGGACCGACTTTATCATTTTGTTGGTGTGTATGCGTATTTTGGCTATTTgctattgtttatttttggtaCTGTTGTAATACTCTTGTTTTGCATCCTGTGTTAGATATTTTTCAATGAATGAATTGCCattgataacaaaaaaataattagaaaaaacataataaaaagggaaagggaaaacaGAATTTGCCTGGAATGCCTGATTTAGATGGATTCAAGAAATACAAACGTTATGCCGTTCTCACACGTCTGTCCTGTGTACTATCAACAACGAATTAGTTTTACGTGtaatatgataaattgataacAACGAAGTTACTAACCCACACTCCTGCAAGCGACAGGCTAGGTCTGGGCCATCAACAAGATGAGAAGTAATAAAGATTAACTATGATCACGAACGAAACCattaatagaaacaaaaatgaaatggTGTTAGTATCACCATTTTGTTCGTCTCTGAAGACAACATATATAGAACATATATAGATGCCCTTAATGAATCGAATGAATCTTCCAAAATCGCAAATTAGATGTTTGTGAATTAAttacatatgaaaaataatgaagCTATAATCTCCCATTATTTCTGAATCACAGACCCATATCCAATCTCAGTTCAGCCTGAAAGTTAATCTCTGATCATCATGAATGACAGTATTTCACCACAAAATCCCGGTGATGAAACTCATGTGCCCCTAGATTTCAGACAAATCTAAGCGATAGTCCCAGTAATTTTACGCAGATGACACAGCTTCAATGGCGCTGCCTAGGGGCCATGCTGCCTCAACCAGGGCATCGTCGTATTTAACTTTCTTCACCAATGTAATCTCTTGCCATGGATATATACCTGCCAACAAATTGAAGCAATGAGTGCAGGAAGATAACACCATAACTCAGACTTTGTAGAAACATCATTATAGCTATTCCAACATTGAAATTAAACCTACCAAACCCATCAACGAGTAGTGTATACTGGTATATAAGATCCATGCAAAGATAGGGAAGGTTCCCCTCATCAACACGAGGAAAAGTGGATTTGGCATTCTCAAGTTTTGTTTGGCATGCTTGCTTAGCTGCATCCTCAAAATCTGCAGGACGAACTATCGCGACTGGCAAGTTTGGATCAGCAAAACCAGCCTATGAATAAATAGTATGATTAGAACGGCAATGCGGTAGCATTCCAAGCAATGGCTATAAACACTCGCTCCAaggttgaataaaataaaatagtaaataccTCAGCAGCCCGGTCAAAGAAGAAAGAGGCAACAAAAAGGTTCTTCTGTCCATCCCCCCCTCCACCATTCCATATCCCACCAAAAGTACACTTCATATGAGTACATGTCGACTCATTAACTTTGAGAGCCCTAAGAGCAACACTTTTGCATTCATTTAAGCTTGCACCAGAAGAGCCGGATGAAGCCTTAAACGACTTTCCTCCATAGTTGTAGGatcctaagaaaaaaaattaaaaaaaaagtagctaCTTAACAGAATTATAAGgcaggaagaaaaagaatattaaaaaaaattcaaagctcTTTTTCCTTGTGGACCAATGAAAGGTTAAGAAAAGAGCCAAAATGTAACTTAGCATCAAAATAGCATTAGGCAGACAGAAAGGAGTATATTTACCATCATAGCCAGATATGACACAAGGGTTTTCAGCATCATCAGAAATCTTTAAAATCTCTGCACGAGCAGCTAGTAAACCATAGTGCAAGTAACTGAAAGAAAGATGTAAAAATCTATCAGACAATGAAAAATAGTATTCCAGAATATCTGTGAACATAGAATAGGAAATGAAAAAGACTACAAAGTGGAAGTACCGAAGTACACAGGTCCATGAGTAATGCTCCTAGAGGCTGAAAAAGATGACAAATCAAAATGACATAACAAGAGTAAGTAGAAAACCTGTGAACATAGAGATAGTATTTCCTTCCCCTCAGGAACATCTCCTTGAGATATGGATCCCCACCATCTACTACTTTTGGAGCCATGGCAGCATCTGTCTCTGAGATGGCATAAGCCATTTGAACAGATCCACCTCCAAGATCAACAACCCCAACAGTCTTTGAATAATCC from Glycine soja cultivar W05 chromosome 16, ASM419377v2, whole genome shotgun sequence harbors:
- the LOC114390752 gene encoding pentatricopeptide repeat-containing protein At5g15010, mitochondrial-like; translated protein: MIRIRSNLPLFSVVLSRISHNSIAVNHCHIVKKPLMGATFNFFDPFKSETFLAPQKFGFSVKPFSTSSSTRSLGASTDAPAHGALGDDDDDGDGDGDEDDDDHDNNKDKNDTHCSQLHLRDDGLAKDVKTILAIMHEVGSGPSQIKQKLEHCSIVLSPELVVEVLSRTRNDWEAAFTFFLWAGKQPGYAHSVREYHSMISILGKMRKFDTAWNLIEEMRGGRNGLSLVTPQTLLIMIRKYCAVHDVARAINTFYAYKRFNFRVGLEEFHSLLSALCRYKNVQDAEYLLFCNKDVFPLDTKSFNIILNGWCNLIVSTSHAERIWHEMIKRRIQHDVVSYGSIISCYSKSSKLYKVLRMFDEMKKRKITPDRKVYNAVIYALAKGRLVKEAVNLIGTMEGNDVTPDVVTYNSLIKPLCKAHKVDEAKQLFDEMLKRHLSPTIQTFHAFFRILRTKEEVFELLDKMKELRCYPTIETYIMLIRKFCRWCQLDDVFKIWDAMREDEISHDRSSYIVLIHGLFLNGKLEEAQRYYAEMQEKGFLPEPKTEEMLQAWVSGKQATEGQEKDLEPSQLENDTLKKKVKGIPSKFDRKKAFLREPETRRVTRERGFSFWEQ
- the LOC114390753 gene encoding apyrase 2-like is translated as MLKRPGRQESLADKIYRFRGTLLVVAIPLLLITFVLYVMPSSTSNESVGDYALVNRKMSPEKKSVGSYAVIFDAGSSGSRVHVFHFDHNLDLVHIGKDLELFVQKKPGLSAFAKNPKQAAESLVSLLEEAESVVPRELRSKTPVRVGATAGLRALEGDASDRILQAVRDLLKDRSSLKSESDAVTVLDGTQEGAYQWVTINYLLGNLGKDYSKTVGVVDLGGGSVQMAYAISETDAAMAPKVVDGGDPYLKEMFLRGRKYYLYVHSYLHYGLLAARAEILKISDDAENPCVISGYDGSYNYGGKSFKASSGSSGASLNECKSVALRALKVNESTCTHMKCTFGGIWNGGGGDGQKNLFVASFFFDRAAEAGFADPNLPVAIVRPADFEDAAKQACQTKLENAKSTFPRVDEGNLPYLCMDLIYQYTLLVDGFGIYPWQEITLVKKVKYDDALVEAAWPLGSAIEAVSSA